CGCACTCGACGTCGCCGCCCCGATCCTGCTGCTCGTCGGTCTGAAGACGACGGCAGCGGCGAACGCCTCGCTTCTCAACAATTTCGAGATCGTCGCCACTTCCCTTTTCGCCTTCTTCTCGTTCGGCGAAAAGATCTCGCGACGGGTCGGAATCGGGATTTTGCTCGTGACCGCCGCGAGCGCGCTACTTGCGTTCGACGAGGGCGGCGCACTCGCCTTCTCCCCCGGTTCTCTCTTCATCGTCGCCGCGGCGACATGCTGGGGCCTCGAGAACAACTGCACGCGGATGCTCTCGACGAAGGACCCGCTCCGGGTCGTCGTCGTCAAAGGGTACGGCGCGGGCACCGTCGCGCTCGCAATCGCATTCGTGACGGGCGGTTTCGCTTTCGACGGCGTTTCGATCATCGCCTCGCTTCTCCTCGGATTCGTCGCATACGGTCTCTCCATCTTCCTCTACGTCACTTCCCAGGCTCACCTCGGCGCCGCCCGTACTGCATCCTACTACGCGATCGCGCCCTTCATCGGCGCAGGCCTGTCGATCGTCCTGTTCCGGGAACTCCCTGGATGGATCTTCGGAATCGCACTCGCACTGCTTTTGCTCGGCGCCTGGTTCGTGTCGTTCGAACCAATGCGAGCCACGCACACCCCCGAATCTTGACAATCGCGCGGGCGATTGATATAATGATGTCGATAGAACGGAGTTGCAGTCTGCTTCCATGCAGCTGCGACTTTTTTGAATAAAGGATGGTTCCCATGAGCGAATTCCAAGAACGCGACCTCGTCGTCATCGGCGCCGGTCCCGGCGGTTACGTCGCGGCGCTTCTCGCCGCCAAGAAAGGTCTCCGCGTCACTCTCGTCGAACGCCGTTTCGTCGGCGGCACGTGTCTGAACGTCGGATGCATCCCGACGAAGGCGATCGTCCGCTCGGCGGACGTCTATCAGGAAGCGAAGAACGCCGCGCACTACGGCGTCGGCGCCGAGAACGTCTCCGTCGATTACGCTCGCATCCGGGCGCGCAAGGACGGGATCGTCAGGACGCTCGTCGACGGCGTCAGCTTCCTGCTCGAAAAGGCGGGCGTCGAAGTCCTCGTCGGATCGGCATCGTTCACCGACGCCCGTACCGTCGTCGTCAAGGACGCGGAAGCAACCAGGACGCTCCTCGCCAGAC
This genomic interval from Candidatus Izemoplasmatales bacterium contains the following:
- a CDS encoding DMT family transporter; this translates as MKHPLHVLYAFAAAALYAIAAPLSKMLLHELSPAMLAGLLYLGAGVGMSVVGLFRRNRSNIARFAISDRVYVVLMVALDVAAPILLLVGLKTTAAANASLLNNFEIVATSLFAFFSFGEKISRRVGIGILLVTAASALLAFDEGGALAFSPGSLFIVAAATCWGLENNCTRMLSTKDPLRVVVVKGYGAGTVALAIAFVTGGFAFDGVSIIASLLLGFVAYGLSIFLYVTSQAHLGAARTASYYAIAPFIGAGLSIVLFRELPGWIFGIALALLLLGAWFVSFEPMRATHTPES